In Archocentrus centrarchus isolate MPI-CPG fArcCen1 chromosome 22, fArcCen1, whole genome shotgun sequence, one DNA window encodes the following:
- the LOC115772978 gene encoding uncharacterized protein LOC115772978, producing the protein MKVLRCFLLGVLLAAGTSLAVDVNWLTGIVKAIREEYRIDGQFCLAANIPVKADTNVLNRILSDNKYQNKVKNVIGEKNSADTQVYESDNMVIARPLSPEHAEYRVLSKLQQLSRKSDGNFLLIYSYLSPCDKCTARNKKYNILKKIENHVDCWEDGAFVFTKVYDTNEDGKRRDEQQIENSLNDLAHSMGGLQYIFRCDGRSNSALECHSCSANNRLSKICINNAETKQAKRSHSYDPSSTAKKRRVSHESKPSSSSRSRSCS; encoded by the exons ATGAAGGTACTGCGCTGCTTTCTGCTGGGCGTCCTGCTGGCTGCTGGAACCAGTCTGGCTGTGGACGTGAACTGGCTGACTGGGATTGTAAAAGCCATCAGGGAAGA GTACAGAATAGATGGACAATTTTGTCTGGCTGCAAATATTCCAGTGAAAGCAGACACTAATGTGCTTAATAGAATCCTCAGCGACaacaaatatcaaaataaagtgaagaacgtcattggggaaaaaaactcTGCAGACACTCAAGTATATGAAAGCGACAACATGGTTATAGCCAGGCCTTTAAGTCCTGAACATGCAGAGTATCGAGTTCTTTCAAAACTACAACAACTGAGCCGCAAGAGCGACGGAAACTTCCTTCTCATCTACTCTTATCTCTCCCCATGTGACAAGTGTACAGCCCGgaacaaaaaatacaacatCCTCAAAAAGATTGAAAATCACGTTGACTGCTGGGAGGATGGGGCCTTTGTGTTTACAAAAGTCTACGACACAAACGAAGATGGTAAGCGCAGAGACGAACAGCAGATAGAAAACTCACTTAATGACCTTGCACATTCGATGGGTGGTCTCCAGTATATATTTCGCTGTGACGGTCGAAGCAATTCTGCTTTGGAGtgtcacagctgctctgcaaaTAACAGATTATCAAAGATTTGTATTAATAACGCTGAGACTAAACAAGCAAAGAGAAGCCATTCTTATGACCCAAGCAGCACTGCAAAGAAAAGACGAGTCTCACATGAAAGCAAACCAAGCAGCAGCAGTAGAAGTAGAAGCTGCAGTTAA